The proteins below are encoded in one region of Sphingobacterium sp. R2:
- a CDS encoding formimidoylglutamase encodes MSSLSVFFRPISVISFAPEHGFLSSQLGNVIQAYESEFPNWEGDKKPHLAIVGVEEDRASLNNNGTDKAPDAVRKHLYALYQGDYKMNIVDLGNIKAGNTIQDTYIALKSVVEELVKENIVPIIIGGGQDLTYAQYLGYQNLERKIELAVIDARFDIDQENAENVSLTSRSYVNHIILHQPDYLFNLNSIAYQTYLVSKESINMYDKLFFNATRVGMIAGKMDQSEPLIRAADLISFDIGAIRSSEAPGNANAIPNGLYGDEACQLARYAGMSDKCSSIGFYEFNPTFDPMEQTAMLVSQMIWCFIDGYYNRKQDTPLYPKSSYIIYRTTLEHEAHELVFVKSKKSDRWWIQVPYFGSKSVNERYYLVPCRYEDYQLAISGEMPDLWWKTHQKLQ; translated from the coding sequence ATGTCATCACTGTCCGTATTCTTTCGTCCAATTTCAGTTATAAGTTTTGCACCCGAGCATGGCTTCTTAAGTTCTCAATTAGGAAACGTTATTCAAGCCTATGAATCAGAATTCCCAAATTGGGAAGGAGATAAAAAGCCACACTTAGCTATTGTTGGGGTAGAAGAAGACCGGGCTTCACTGAATAATAACGGAACAGATAAAGCGCCAGATGCTGTACGAAAACATCTATATGCGCTCTATCAGGGAGATTATAAGATGAACATCGTTGATCTGGGAAATATCAAAGCCGGCAATACAATTCAAGACACCTATATTGCTTTAAAATCCGTAGTTGAAGAGTTGGTGAAAGAAAATATTGTCCCCATTATCATTGGAGGAGGGCAGGATCTTACTTATGCCCAATATTTGGGGTATCAAAATTTGGAACGGAAAATAGAACTAGCGGTTATCGATGCACGTTTTGATATTGATCAGGAAAATGCTGAAAATGTAAGCTTAACCTCTCGCTCTTATGTAAATCATATTATTCTACATCAGCCAGACTATTTGTTTAATTTGAATTCCATAGCCTATCAGACCTATCTCGTCAGTAAAGAATCTATTAATATGTATGATAAGCTATTCTTCAACGCAACACGAGTAGGGATGATTGCTGGTAAAATGGATCAATCAGAGCCACTCATTCGCGCAGCCGACCTCATTAGCTTTGACATTGGTGCTATTCGATCTTCCGAAGCGCCAGGGAATGCCAATGCGATTCCGAATGGCTTATATGGCGATGAAGCTTGCCAACTTGCACGTTATGCTGGGATGTCAGATAAATGTTCTTCCATTGGTTTTTATGAATTCAATCCAACATTTGATCCAATGGAGCAAACAGCGATGTTAGTATCTCAAATGATATGGTGCTTTATTGATGGCTACTATAACCGTAAGCAAGATACGCCTTTGTATCCCAAATCATCTTATATCATCTATCGTACGACACTGGAACACGAAGCGCACGAGTTGGTCTTTGTAAAGAGTAAAAAATCAGACCGTTGGTGGATTCAAGTTCCCTATTTTGGTTCAAAATCGGTCAATGAACGCTATTATCTAGTCCCATGCCGGTATGAGGACTACCAATTGGCGATTTCTGGCGAAATGCCCGACTTGTGGTGGAAAACACATCAAAAATTGCAATAA